In Erigeron canadensis isolate Cc75 chromosome 6, C_canadensis_v1, whole genome shotgun sequence, the following are encoded in one genomic region:
- the LOC122604326 gene encoding uncharacterized protein LOC122604326: MVLILAGEKRFLQLHELDEMRLQAYDNSMLYKERTKAWHDSKIKRKEFKAGDKVLLFQSKYKLKAPKHKSKWTGPYEVRKCFSSGYMELIGSTNNFIVNGQRLKHYHEEDEEYVEMFEIGFYAINK, translated from the coding sequence ATGGTTCTAATCTTGGCTGGTGAGAAAAGGTTTTTGCAATTGCACGAGTTGGACGAAATGAGGTTGCAAGCTTATGACAACTCCATGCTATACAAGGAGCGCACAAAAGCTTGGCATGATAGTAAGATAAAGAGAAAGGAGTTCAAGGCCGGAGATAAGGTGCTATTATTTCAGTCTAAGTACAAACTCAAAGCACCGAAGCATAAATCGAAATGGACAGGTCCTTATGAGGTTAGGAAGTGCTTTTCGTCTGGTTATATGGAGTTGATTGGTTCAACAAACAATTTTATTGTGAATGGCCAACGCTTGAAGCATtatcatgaagaagatgaagaatatGTGGAGATGTTCGAGATTGGCTTTTATGCCATTAACAAATGA